The genomic region CTGGCGCCGCAGGTCAAGCTCCGCTGACCCTGTGGACGAGAGAACGTCGTGCGCCAGCCGCACATAACGGTCCGGGTCGCGTTTGGCGAGCCCGCGCAGCAGACGCCGCGCGCGCCGTTTCATGTAAGCGAACGTTTCGGGGGTCGGAGGCCGGCCGATGGGCGTCGGATGGTCCGGGCGCGAAATGTCCAGAATGGAGACGCCCTGATAACTCACGACGTAGATTTTGTCGCCGCGCATTATGAATGATTGGGGATAAACGCCGGGCAGCGGGGAGCGCCCGATCACGCGCGGCGCGAGCAGATCGGTGGCGTCGATCAGATACAAGCCACGTCCCTGCGAATACGCCAGGACGCGATTCCCGTCCACGGCGATATGGTCCGGCGCGAACCCCAGGTTAAGAAAGCCGAGCTTACGCGGGCGGCGCGGATCCGCCGCATCCACGATTTGCAGCCCTGCGTCTCCCCGCTGCCCCTCCGGGGCGATCGTAGCGTAAACCAGCAGTCCCGCTGTCACCGCTTTGACGACCGGGCCCAGGGTGATCGATCCGACAATGGAGGGCTTCGCGGGATTGAAGGCGTCGACAAAGCGCAAGCCGCCGTCCTTCGGCAGGGAGCTCCAAGTGAAGCCGAGCTTGCCGACGACGACGCAGGTTACGCCGTCTCCCATCGTCAGAGTGCTTCCGCCAGGGATATCGATCTTGCCGCCGGGGACTGGCTGATCCGGATTCTGAAGATCATAAATCTGAAGCGTCGCGTCCTTGCCGCCGGCGTTGGGGACAAAATACCCTAGCCGAAAACGATCGCCGGCGACCAGGCCGTTGGGCAAGAGGGAGATGACGCCGCGCAGACGCGGCTCAGTTGGGTCCGAGATGTCATACAGGGAAACGCCCGGGCGTTGCTGTCCGAAGTCTTGGGCGCACAACAAATCTCCGGCGAAGAAATAAAACTGCGTCTGCCCGGTCGTTTCAAACTTCGCCAGATTCGCCGGTCGCAACGGGTCGGCGTCGCTCAGGGCGAAGACGCCGACGCGCGCCGCCTGCCGCATGGTGCGCCGGGCGGCGATGAGAGTATCTCCATGGATGACGATCTGCTGAAGATTGTTGGCCCCTTCGAGCTCCATGACGACCGGGGCCGAGGGCGCGGCTTGCAGCGGAACGCCATCGAGCCGCGCGATCAGCGCGGCGAGCAGCTCCATATCAGCGCCGGAGTCGGCTTCCTGCTGCTTGTAGAGCGCCTTGAAGCGCGCCCATTCTCCGTAACCCAGCTGGGATCTTCGGATGAAATCGATGAGGATATCCCGTGAGACATCGCTGGAGGAAGAGTTGGGGGAAGTCGGCTCCCCGGCGGGCGTGGACATGGTCAAACCTCCGCAGCGCTGCTCAGATCAAAGATCGGGCCAAAGATTCGGACTTGAATATCAGAGGTGTTGCCATTTCGGGAGCGACGGCTACTTGACACGGAGGACCGGCGCCGTTCACTGTAGGCCCGGCGACGGGGTAGTGCACCCCTCTGTTGGTGGGCCACGTCCGACTCAGCGCCGGCAGAGGGGTGCACTACCCCGTCGCCGGGCTGAGTAGAAACGGTGACCGGTGAAGTGAAGCCATCTTCACGGCAGCCGCGGCGAAACGCCGCAGACGAATTGCTAACCACACCGCTCCCGAAACGACAATGACGACAGTATATCTGCTTGGCGTGCGTCTGTCAAGGGGTTGCGAACAAAAGTTCGTAAAATATTGTAAGAGTGTAAAGATCGCAACCGATGCGGATGTGCGTTTGCCGATTTTGTGACATAAAACCTTGGCGCATTTCGTAGTAAGGCCGGCGAATTCATTCGCCGGCTATTAAAGCAGTTGGCTAGCGTTCAAACTCACTCTTCCGCGTTCTATTCAACTGTCTACTTAATCGCGCTCTGATGAATCTGAAACGCCTCCGCCAGCAACTCGTAAGAGCGCCGCCGGTGCGCGTGGCTGTGCGTCATGGTGGTGATCATTAATTCGGAGACTCCCGCTTCTTTGGCGAAGGCGCTCAGACGCGCGCGCAGTGTTTCGGGGGATCCTGTAAAGAGGCGCTGGCGGTTGTGGCGGATGGCCTCGCGCTCCTGCGCGCTGTAATCGACGGCGAGGGCTTCCTCCACGGTGGCGAGCGGGGAGTAGCGGCCCTGGACGAGTCGCAGCAGCGCGAGATCGATGGGGGCGGCGAGGGTGCTTGCTTCATCATCGTCCGGCGCGCAGATCACGGAGACTCCGACAAACGAATGGGGCTCGGCGAAGTAGTCCGACGGACGGAAGTATTCGCGATAGAGTCTCAGGGAGTCCATCGCCGGCTCGGGGTTGATATGGTGCGCGAAGGCGAAGCCCAGGCCCAGCTGTCCGGCCAGGCGGGCGCTGAAGTCGCTGGAGCCCAGCAGCCAGACCTCCGGCGCTTCGACGCCGTTTGGAATCGCGACGATCCGTTGGAAGGGATGGTTGCGCGGAAACTCGCCGCTGAAAAACGAGAGCAGGTCGCTCAGTTGTTCAGGGAAGTCATCGGCGTTCAGCGCCTCACGGGAGCCGCGCAGGGCCAGCGCCGTCAGCGAATCCGTGCCGGGGGCGCGTCCCAGCCCCAGATCGATGCGCCCCGGATGCAGCGCCTCCAGCGTCTTGAACGTCTCGGCGACTTTGAGCGGCGCATGATTGGGCAGCATCACGCCGCCCGAACCCACGCGCATGCGCTTGGTGACGCTGGCGACATGCCCGATCATCACCTCCGGCGCGCCGCTCGCGATCAGCGCCGTATTGTGATGCTCGGCGAGCCAGTAGCGATGGTAGCCCAGATCATCGGCGAGCCGGGCGAGGTCCAGAGTATTGTTCAGCGCATCGCGCCCGGAGGAGCCAGAAGCGACGGGGGAAAGGTCAAGTACGGAAAGCCGAAGAGAGTTGTCGGAATTTTGTGCGGTCATGGGTTCGTTCTCCACACATCTTCCAACGCTATGGGGTCGGGAGGCGTTCCCGGGAAGGGTGGCGCGCCCTCACCCGGCCCTTCGGGCCACCCTCTCCCAAAGGTCTGGGCGAGGGTTAAGATTTGGATCAAAGATCCAAAAGATCTTATGACTTAAACGCTAACTCCCTCTGACTCCCCCTCTCCCAGAATTGGGAGAGGGGGTTGGGGGGTGAGGGCCTCCCCCGCTACTCCATCACCGCTTCCACGTGCACCGCCGCCGCCTTGTTCTTGCGCAGCAGGAACACCGCTGGGAGCGTGATCATGCTGATGATCAGCATCGTCAGAAAGGCGTCGGCGTAGCTCATGGTCATGGCCTGGCGCATCAGGCTACGGTCGAGGAGGGAGAGCGCGGCGCCGTGGGCTTCCGAGGCGCCGAGGCCGTGGGACATGAAACCGCCGGTGAGGGCGTGCAGGCGCTGGGTGAAGATCTGATTGGCGTCGTTGTAGTTTCCGAGCAGATCCACGCGGTGCATCTGGATGTGCTGCTGGACGAAGGTCGCGAGCGCCGCAATGCCGAAGGAGCCGCCGAGCTGGCGCGACAGGCTCAGCAGGCCCGACGCCTGCTGAAGCTCAGACTTTTGCAGGCTGGCGAACGCCATCTGGTTGATCGGAATGAACAGGAAGCCCGCGCCCAGTCCCCGGATCAGGAGCGCCAGGGCAGTGTCGGACTGTCCCGATTGGCTGGAGATATGGCCGAGCATCCACATCGACAGCATCGTCATGAAGGTGCCGAAGACGATGATGATTCGCGGATCGATCAGCGGCTTTGGCCGGTTCAGGATCGCGCCGCAGATCACGATGGCCGACGCTGTCGCCATGCCGCCCGGCAGCAGCGCGAGGCCCGTCTGGAACGACGTGAAGCCCAGGACCGTCTGCGCGAGCAGCGGGAACAGATAGGTGCCGCCGTAAAGGCCGAAGCCCAGGACGATGAAGAGGAACAGACACGCCGAGAGCGTCGGATTCTTCAGGACGCGGAAGTCCACGACCGGATTATGGTTGCGCGGCGACAGCTGCCAGAAGATCAGACCGGCGACGCAGACGATGGACAGCACTGAAAGCGAGACGATCATATTGCTCTGGAACCAATCGTTGCGCTCGCCTTCCTCCAGAACGTACTGCATGGCGCCCAGTCCCGTCGCGAGCAGACCGATGCCGAGCCAGTCGACCGAGCCGGACTTGCTGGGCGCTTCGGCGTCATGCAGGAACATCACCACGAGGACGGTCGCGACAATGCCGATGGGGACATTGATCAGGAAGCACCAGTTCCAGGTGTAATTGTCCGTGATCCATCCGCCGAGGGTCGGCCCCAGGGTGGGAGCGACGGTGAGGCCCATCATGAACATCGATTGGACGAAGCCCTGCTCGTTTTTGGGGAAAACCTGAACGAGCGTCGCCTGCGCCGTCGAAAGCAGCGCCGCGCCGCCCGCGCCTTGCAGAATACGCCAGAAGACGATCTCGCCCAGGCTGTGCGAGGCGCCGCAGAAAAACGATGCGATGGTGAACAGGATGATCGACGCCGTTAAATAGCGTTTGCGGCCAAAACGCTGTGTCAAAAACGCCGTCATCGGCAGGAAAATGACGTTGCTCAGGATATAGCCCGTCACGACCCAGCCGATCTCCTCGCTGGTCGCGCCCAGATTCCCCGCCATCTGCGGCAGGGCGACATTGACGATGGTCGTGTCCAGCACCTGCAAGATCGCGGCCGTGATCAGGCCGGCGAGGATGAACCACCGATACGGATTTAGAGAATCGCCCGTGACATGGTGGGACGACGCGGGCGGCGGGGCGCTCGGCGGCGCGGGAATCTCTTCCCTCAGGACGCCGCCGGGCTCGACTTCAAGCTCCGGGACTTCCTTGACGATCGTTTGTGTAGCCATTCGTGCGCTCACCTTTATGCTTCTGAGCGGCGCTCGACGCCGCGACGGAAAAAGAGCGCGACGGATTCCGCCACTTCGGCGGGCGTCGCTTTTCCAGCATCGACCATCTCTTCGTACGAAGGATCGCAGACCAGCGCGAGCAGGATCTGCACGACCATGGCGCTGGAAAGGCCCTGCTGGATCTGGCCCGCCTCCACCGCCGCATCGGCGATATCCTGAATGGCCCGCGCCCGGCGGTCAAACGCCTCTCGGTACTCGGGACTCGCCTTGATGCGCGCCAGCATGGGGCGTGCCCGTACGAAGGCGGCGCGCGTCGGCGTAAATCGAATCTCCATCATCCACCGGATAATGCGCTCCAGGCGGTCGATGGGCGGCAGCAGGGGATCGATCGCGCGGATCGATTGGATGCCTTCCTCCGCGAAGATCATCACCGCGCGCAGCGCGATGTCCTCCTTGGAGGCAAAGTGATGGTAGAGCGTCTGGCGGGAGATGCCCACCCGCTCGGCCAGCTCCTCCATCGTCAGCGCATCGTATCCTTTTTCCGCGAGCAGCGCGAACGCCGCCTGCAAGATCGTATCGCCTCGCTCGCGCCGCTGGCGCTCGCGCAGTCCCGATTTCGCCGTCACTGCTAATTCTTCGACAATCATGACAAATATTTTACACTCGTGTAAAATATTTGTCAAGCAAGTTAAGAATTTTGTCGATTCGACGCTTTTTGACGGAAAACCGTCATAATAACGGACAATGAATGATATTTCCGCCACACCCGTCAACGTGGATGCGCTGACCGCCGCGCTCCAGGCCGCGCTCTCCGCCCGCAAGCACCTGCTGGATCAGCGCCACGAGATGCCGCTGCGCCTTTTCAACGGCTTTTACGAGGGTTTTCCAAACCTCGTCGTCGATCTTTACGGGCGTACGCTCGTGCTGTACAACTACGCGCATAAGCCGTCCGACGCCGATGACGCTCTCGAAGCGGCGTCGGAGTTCTTTCAGTACGCGCTGCCCTGGCTGAGCGCGATCCTGGTGAAGGCGCGCCATGGCGCGCTGGAGGAGGAAAAGAAGGGGCGGCTGCTCTGGGGTTCCGGCATCGACAGGCGCGTGCGTGAAAACGGCGTGGCCTACGCCGTGGATCTGCGGCTCAATCAGGACGCCAGCTTTTACCTGGACACCCGTCACCTGCGGGAATGGGCGAAGGACAATCTGGAAGGCAAGACGGTTCTGAATACCTTCGCCTATACGGGCAGTATCGGCGTGGCGGCGCGCGCGGGCGGCGCGAGCCGCGTCGTGCAGCTCGACCTCAGCCGCACCTTTTTGAATGTCGCCAAAGAGTCCTGTACGATCAACGGCTTCCCCATCGACCGCTTGGACTACCTCGCCGGCGACTTCTTCCCCCGCGTCAGCCACTTAAAGCGCGACGGCGCCCGTTTCGACTGCGTTTTCGTGGACCCGCCGCTTTACTCCAAGACACGCGGCGGCAAAGTTGACTTGATCGAAGAGAACCATCGCATCCTGAATAAAGTCCGCCCACTGATCAATGACGGCGGCTGGCTTGTCACGATCAACAACGCCCTGTTCGTGAGCGGCGGCGAATATTGGCAGATGCTGGATTCCCTCTGCGCCGACGGCTACCTCTCCGTCGAAGCAACCATCCCTGTCCCGCAAGACTTCATCGGCTTCTCCGAAACCCCCGCCGGCGTCCTGCCCGCCGACCCCGCGCCGTTCAACCACGCCACCAAGATCGCCATCTTGCGCGTCCGTCGCAAAGACGCGATGGCGAAGGCGGATACTGAGTAGGACTGGATTATATTGCGTCCGAATGGGCTTCCACTCTTATGGCTAGCCCTTTTAAGCTGGTTGCCTTGAGCGTTTGGATATAATCCGCAACGTTTTTCGGTGGATTGCGAAGCGAAGCGCGGTGTATTTGAAGGCCATGCAGAAATAGAGCCGGTTGCTCGTCAAAGAGTGCGCTGAGAAAATCATCTGGATGCGCCGCTTGAACTCCGTAAGTTTGTAGGATTGCGTTAGGAAAGTCCGACAAGTTATAGGTGACGATCAAAGGCGCTTTTGCTTCGATCGCGGCCGCAAGGATGTGGCGATCATCAATATCGGGCAGGTTGAGCCCGGAAATGTGGGTTTCATATCCCGAAACCACACAATTTGGGCTGACCTTATTCATCAAGATACGCGTGCGTTCCAACTGGCTTGGAGACAATTCGCTCTTATTCGCCAGTACATTGCGTATCCATTCGGCGTGAATCTCCTCAGTCCAGCGCGGCGCATAGATCCTGACGGCGGCAAGCCACATCAATAAATCGCGCAACGATGGGGGATAAAGAACGCAGGCGTCCAGCACGGCGACAATCATCAGTACAATCCAAGCCGTTCTGTCTCTGCCTGAAGTTCTCTCACAATGTCTTTGCTTTGCTCGATTTCTTCTGCTGTTGCATGATCGAGTGGCGCCATACTATTCGCCGTCCTGAGAATCGTGCGAATAGAAGCAACCGCTTCCGAGCGCTGTAGCCGATCCATCAAGTCTTCATAGCTTGCGGTGTCCAGCATGACGACTTCCGCACGGCCATTAATGGTGAGTACTTCAGGTGTCCCGGTTTCCTTAAGCCGCGCAACATGCGCTTTATGATTCCTGAGAAAATCGCTCATGGAATGTATTTGTCTTGCGTCCAGCATGATTAATTCCTGTTCATATAATTTACAATTAATTATATGATACCCTCATTTTCAACGACCTCTGAAGAATAGATCATGTGACAAGATTCTTGACAAACCGTCAGCCAGAAGATATACTCATCGAAACGTTTAAATGGATGGAAGAGTAAGCGTGGAAAGGGCGGGCGATGGTCTGGGAGGAACGCTGGCATCCGTTGCGGGAGGAGTGGGTGACGATCGCCGCCCATCGGCAGAACCGGCCGTGGCAGGGGGAGACCGTCCGCGCCGAGACGAAATTCGTTCCGGAGTATGCGGGCGATTGTTATCTGTGCCCTGGTAACACGCGCATCAGCGGGCGGCGCAATGAGGATTACGCGGGCGTCTATGTCTTCGACAACGACCACCCATGCGTCGGCCTCGACGCCCCTACGGATTTAGCGGCTCCTACGGGGATCTATCGGAATCGGCCGGCGACGGGAATCGCGCGCGTTGTCTGCTATAGCCCCCAGCATAATTCGTCGCTGGCGCAGCTGTCGCCCGGCGAGATCCGGTCGCTGCTGGGCGTCTGGCGGGAACAGTATCTCGACCTGGCGGCCCGGCCGGAGATCAACCACGTTTTGCTGTTTGAGAACCGGGGCGAAGTCGTCGGCGTCTCCAACCCGCATCCCCATTGTCAGATTTACGCCACGAATTTCGTGTTCAAGACCATCGCCGACGAGGCGCGCGTCAGCCTCGCTCATTGGCGGGAGACGGGGCGCGTTCTCTTTCAGGATATCATCGCCGCCGAGCGCCAGGATGAGATTCGCATTTTGGCGGAGAACGAGCACGCCATCGCGTTCGTGCCATACTTTGCGCGCTATGCTTACGATGTCTGTGTCGCTCCCAAGCGCACGCATCGGTCGGTCGCCGATCTTTCCGGCGACGAGCTGTCGGACCTCGCCGCTGCGCTCAAAATCGTTCTTGTCAAGTTCGACAACCTCTGGCAGGCGCCGTTTCCTTACGTCATGACCCTGCATCAGGCGCCGACCGACGGCGGCGATTACCGGGGCTTCCACTTCTACATCGCCTTCCATCCGCCGCTGCGCAAACCCAATCTGCTCAAGTACATGGGCGGGCCGGAGACGGGCGGCGGCAGCTTCATCAGCGACACCTCTCCCGAGGAAAAAGCGGCCGAGCTGCGCGCCGCCTCCAATATCCACTACACCCAGTCTAATTAACGCATTCGCGCGGCCCGTTCCCTGGTATAATCGCGATGAGAAGGCGCCGCGCGGAGTGGTCTTTATTGGATTTCCAGGCGCCATGTCGCGTAGAACTGGCCGACGTTCTGGCTGACGACATGGCCGTCGCCCATCAGCACGGTATACCGCCGTCGATCGAAGAGTGTGGAGCCGTGCCAGCCGCCGTTGCCGTCTTCAATAATATTGATCTCGGAGGGGCCGTGCTCGGCGTTGTGGTCTTCCGGATCCGTCGCGCTCAGATTAGAGTCGGATTTGCCCAGCAGCGGAATCTCCGTGCGGTAGAAGTAGGATGTTTGGAACGCGTCGTACATCGTCGGACGCGCGTGCAGCGGAACCGGCGCGCCGCCATAGAAGTTGGCGTCCAGAGTATCGAAGCCGCTGTCGGAGGGGCATCGCCAGAGCGCGGGGGATTTGACATACGGAGCGACCACTTCGTGCAGACGCCCCATCGTCGCGACTTTGGCGTATTTGTCGGGAAAAGGCAGCCAGATCGACGTGTGTTCGTCCGAAGGGTCTTTCGCCCATGGGTACAGACCGTCGGAGTCCTCCATGTACATGGACATCGCCATGCCGATCTGACGCAGGTTGCTGGAGCACGCCGCGCTTCGCGCTTTTTCGCGGGCGGCGAAAAACGTGGGGAACAGCAGTGCGGCGAGGATCGAGATGACCGCGATCACGACCAGGAGCTCGATCAGCGTAAATCCGGCGAGTGCTCTACGATGGATCATAAGTTTCAACTCTCTCGATATTGTATCATACCTGAGGCTGCGAATAAATTTTCCTCAAAGGATTCCGGAAGTGGGATGTTTTCGTGAGTAACCAATCGAGCGCATACGATACGGGCAAACCGATCGCGCCGCCGCTGAATCTATATTTGCGGGAGGCGTCCGCGCAGGCGGAGCTGGACTCGCTGCGCGGCTTGAATGCCGTCCGCGCCGCGCGCCGGGCCGGCGAAGAACGATTTACGAACGAGACTCTGGTCACTCTGGCGCGCGTCTGCGCTTCGGAAGGCGCGGAAGACGCCGTTTGGGATCTGCTGGAAATGCTCACCGAGCGCGTGGCCGGACGGATCGCGCGCCACCTCCAGGTCTGGGGGGTGACGCAGCGGGAGGCGCGCGAGGATCTTTGCGGCGAAATCTTGACGGCGATGTACGACTGCATCGCCTGCCGGGAAGTCAGCCAGGAGTTCTGGGAATGCCGATTCTGGATCTGCTTCGATCGGCGCGCCCGCACGATCCTGCGCGATTACCGCGCGTCCGGGTCCGAACACGCCGGGCTGGACGCGCAGCCGGAGGCGCTGGATATAGGGGCGCTCGCCGTGGACGATCAAGTGATCGCCCGATCGGCCCTAGCGGCTCTGCCCGAGCCCTTGCGGACGGCGTTCGTGCTCAAGCACTATGCGGGCTACGCCGAGGAAAGTTCGAACCCCGAGGAATATACGATTGCAAGCACGCTGGGCGTGAGCGGCCGTACGGTGCGTAACTATCTGCGCCGCGCGCAGGATCTGCTGGCGCCCTGGCGCGAGCGGGAGAATTGACGATGAGCGAACCATTGACATCGGGGAACGGATTCCTGAACCCCGCCCGTCCCGACGCGGGCGATATGCTGGTCGCCGGCTTTACGCAGGCGCTGGAGGGCGGCGAGAACCCCGGAGCGCTGCTGCGCGTTTGGTCCGGACGGCACCCCGCGTTCGCCCGTGACTTCGCCGAGGCCGCCGCCGCGCATCTGGGCGGGGATTTCGGTCCCGCAGGCGATCTTCAAACGGACGAACAGGAGATCAGCGCGTTTAGCCGCGCCTTTATCCGCTCCCGGCGCGGCGAATCGCCGCTGTCGTCGCGCGCCCGTGACTGCGGGTTGGGAAGCCTGGACGCCGTCGCCGCCGAAATGCGTCTGCCTCCCGGCGTGCTGGCTCGTCTGGACCGGGGCCGGATCGCGCTTCAGACACTCCCGAAGGCGCTCCTAGAAGGTCTGTCGCAGCGTCTGCAATGGGCGGGCGCGGATCTGCTGGCCGCGCTTCAGGCGCCGCAATCGACGCCTGCGAACGCCGGCGCCGTCTGCGAAGCGCCGGCGGGTTACTGGGCGCAGGAGACTTTTGCGGAGGCGCTGGCCGAGTGCGCCTCCGAAGATCCCGACGGCGCGCGCTACTGGGGCCATCCCGCTCAAGATCGGAACGACAGGCCTAATTCATGAAGATCGTTATTCCCGGCGGTACGGGACAGGTCGGCGTGCTCCTCGCGCGGATGTTTCACGGCAGCGGCCATGAAGTGACGGTGCTGAGCCGCCGGGCGATCGCCGCCCCCTGGCGCGTGGTCCAATGGGACGCGGAGACGCGCGGCGACTGGACTCACGAATTCGATGGCGCCGACGCCGTCATCAATCTGGCCGGACGCAGCGTCAACTGCCGCTATACGCCGGAGAACCGGCGCGAGATTTTAGAATCGCGCGTCAACTCCGCGCGCGTCGTCGGCGAGGCGATCCAGCATTCCCGGCGTCCGCCCAAAGTCTGGCTTCAGGCGAGCACGGCGACGATCTACGCGCATCGCTACGACAACGCCAACGACGAAATGACCGGGATCATCGGCGGCGGCGAGCCCGGCGCCCCGGATACCTGGAAGTTCAGCATCGATGTCGCCGAAGCCTGGGAGCGCGTCGTCGACGAGACCGAGACCCCGCACACGCGCCGGGTGAAGATGCGGTCGTCGATCATCATGAGCCCCGACAAAGGCGGCCCGTTCGATGTGCTGCTGGGATTGGTCCGGCATGGATTGGGAGGGAAGTCGGGAAGCGGAGATCAATACGTCTCGTGGATCCACGACTACGATTTCATCCGCGCCGTCTGCTGGCTGATCGAGCACCCGCAGTTCGAGGGACCGGTCAACCTCGCCGCTCCCGAGCCGCTGCCCAACGCCGAATTCATGCACGCCCTGCGCGCGGCCTGGGGCACGAAGTTCGGCTTCCCCGCCGCCGCGTGGATGCTGGAAATCGGCGCCCTGTTTCTCAAGACCGAAACGGAGCTGATCCTCAAAAGCCGCCGCGTCATCCCCAGCCGTCTTCTGCGCGAAGGCTTCGAGTTCGAGTTTCCCCGCTGGCCTGAAGCGGCGTACGACTTGACGCAGCGATGGAAGGCGGGGCGGAAATAGGGTGGCCCGGAGAGATTGGTTTCTTCTCACTTCGCAAACCCGCCCGGCCTTCGCGTGCTCCCGGCAAACCCACCCTGGGGCTTTGCGCCACCCCTCCCTTGCAAACCCACCCCGGCCCTTCGGGCCACCCCTCCCGCCGACGGGAAGGGTGATTTCAGAGCGTGTTATCGCAAGCAGCTTCTGTAAGAGCGTCTCCTACAAACCCTTCCCGTCGGCGGGAGGGGTGGCGCGAAGCGCCGGGGTGGGTTTGCCAGGGAGGGGCACCTGAAGGCCGGGGTGGGTTTGCAAGTAAGGGGCAGCCGAAGGCCGTGGTGGGTTTGCTAGGACGACTAAGGGGGGCTCTCACCCCACGTACATCGTTCGGCGCGCGAGCAGCAGGCAGGCGTCGTCCTGAAGGCGGCCGCCGGCGAAGTTTTGGGCGCCGCCCAGGATGGCTCGGGCGATTTGGCCCAGGGCGGGGAAGGATCGGGCCTGGGCGGCGAGGCGGATCATGCCTTCGTAGCCGAAGAAGACGTTGTCGCGGCGCGCTTCTGTGATGCCGTCGGTGACCATCAAGAGCGTGTCGCCGATGTTGAGCTGCATCGTGATCTGATCGTACTCCGCGCCGGAAATGGCGCCGATCGGCAGGCCGCTGGCGGGAGCTTCCTCGCTGGGTCCAGACGCGCGCAGAATCAGGGGCGGTTCGGCGCCGCAGACCGTGATCTCCAGCGCGCCGGTCTTGGGATCGAAGACGGCGAGGGTGAGGCCGACGATCATGTCGTCGGATTGCTCGGGCAGCGTTTGCGCCTCGCAGACGAACTCGTTGAGCCGGGCGGCGGCGAGCGAGGGGCTGGTGGTGTCGCGCATAAAGGCGCGCAGTGTGAACTTGATCTCCGCAGTGCGAGCGGCGGCCGCCAGGCCCTTACCCGCGACATCGCCGAGGATCAGCGCGATCTTGCCGCCCGCGACCGAGAAGGCGTCGCAGAAGTCGCCGCCGACCTGCGCTTCTTCCCACGCGGCTTCGTAGAGGGATTCGATCGTGAGGCCCCGGAAACCGTCGCGCGGCGGCATGATCAGCAGCGAGCGCTGGAGGGTCTCGGAGATCCGATGCTCGCGGTCGTACGCGCGCTCCAGATCCGACTGCGCGCGTTTCAAGGCGGTGATGTCCGAAATCATCGCCGTGACGATGCGCCGACCGCCCGAGTCGCTCAGGGCGCTCGCGCTGCTCAGATAATACAGGGCGGAGCCGTCCTTGCGGCGCAGGCGCGCCTCGACTTTGTCCTTCGATCCGTCAAGCCGCTCCGTAAACTGCTCGCGCGCCAGCGCCAGGTCGTGGTCGAAGACGAAATCGTAGATCGAACGCCCCAGCATCTCGTCGGGGGAATAGCCGAGCATCTCGGCCAATCGGCCGTTGACATAGGTCGTGATGCTGTGCTCGTCGTAAGACCAGACGCCTTCAAACGTCGTGTCGACGATATGCCGGTAGCGTTCCTCGCTCTCGCGCACGGCCTGCTCGGCGCGTTTGCGCTCGGTGTTGTCGTGCACGGCGAGCACCGCGCCCATGATCATGCCGCTCGGGTCGATGATCGGCGCGTTCGCGCAGAGGACCGGGACGAACGTTCCATCCCGGCGA from Capsulimonas corticalis harbors:
- a CDS encoding LLM class flavin-dependent oxidoreductase encodes the protein MTAQNSDNSLRLSVLDLSPVASGSSGRDALNNTLDLARLADDLGYHRYWLAEHHNTALIASGAPEVMIGHVASVTKRMRVGSGGVMLPNHAPLKVAETFKTLEALHPGRIDLGLGRAPGTDSLTALALRGSREALNADDFPEQLSDLLSFFSGEFPRNHPFQRIVAIPNGVEAPEVWLLGSSDFSARLAGQLGLGFAFAHHINPEPAMDSLRLYREYFRPSDYFAEPHSFVGVSVICAPDDDEASTLAAPIDLALLRLVQGRYSPLATVEEALAVDYSAQEREAIRHNRQRLFTGSPETLRARLSAFAKEAGVSELMITTMTHSHAHRRRSYELLAEAFQIHQSAIK
- a CDS encoding DHA2 family efflux MFS transporter permease subunit, with protein sequence MATQTIVKEVPELEVEPGGVLREEIPAPPSAPPPASSHHVTGDSLNPYRWFILAGLITAAILQVLDTTIVNVALPQMAGNLGATSEEIGWVVTGYILSNVIFLPMTAFLTQRFGRKRYLTASIILFTIASFFCGASHSLGEIVFWRILQGAGGAALLSTAQATLVQVFPKNEQGFVQSMFMMGLTVAPTLGPTLGGWITDNYTWNWCFLINVPIGIVATVLVVMFLHDAEAPSKSGSVDWLGIGLLATGLGAMQYVLEEGERNDWFQSNMIVSLSVLSIVCVAGLIFWQLSPRNHNPVVDFRVLKNPTLSACLFLFIVLGFGLYGGTYLFPLLAQTVLGFTSFQTGLALLPGGMATASAIVICGAILNRPKPLIDPRIIIVFGTFMTMLSMWMLGHISSQSGQSDTALALLIRGLGAGFLFIPINQMAFASLQKSELQQASGLLSLSRQLGGSFGIAALATFVQQHIQMHRVDLLGNYNDANQIFTQRLHALTGGFMSHGLGASEAHGAALSLLDRSLMRQAMTMSYADAFLTMLIISMITLPAVFLLRKNKAAAVHVEAVME
- a CDS encoding TetR/AcrR family transcriptional regulator; protein product: MIVEELAVTAKSGLRERQRRERGDTILQAAFALLAEKGYDALTMEELAERVGISRQTLYHHFASKEDIALRAVMIFAEEGIQSIRAIDPLLPPIDRLERIIRWMMEIRFTPTRAAFVRARPMLARIKASPEYREAFDRRARAIQDIADAAVEAGQIQQGLSSAMVVQILLALVCDPSYEEMVDAGKATPAEVAESVALFFRRGVERRSEA
- a CDS encoding class I SAM-dependent methyltransferase; translated protein: MNDISATPVNVDALTAALQAALSARKHLLDQRHEMPLRLFNGFYEGFPNLVVDLYGRTLVLYNYAHKPSDADDALEAASEFFQYALPWLSAILVKARHGALEEEKKGRLLWGSGIDRRVRENGVAYAVDLRLNQDASFYLDTRHLREWAKDNLEGKTVLNTFAYTGSIGVAARAGGASRVVQLDLSRTFLNVAKESCTINGFPIDRLDYLAGDFFPRVSHLKRDGARFDCVFVDPPLYSKTRGGKVDLIEENHRILNKVRPLINDGGWLVTINNALFVSGGEYWQMLDSLCADGYLSVEATIPVPQDFIGFSETPAGVLPADPAPFNHATKIAILRVRRKDAMAKADTE
- a CDS encoding PIN domain-containing protein; its protein translation is MIVAVLDACVLYPPSLRDLLMWLAAVRIYAPRWTEEIHAEWIRNVLANKSELSPSQLERTRILMNKVSPNCVVSGYETHISGLNLPDIDDRHILAAAIEAKAPLIVTYNLSDFPNAILQTYGVQAAHPDDFLSALFDEQPALFLHGLQIHRASLRNPPKNVADYIQTLKATSLKGLAIRVEAHSDAI
- a CDS encoding type II toxin-antitoxin system Phd/YefM family antitoxin, giving the protein MLDARQIHSMSDFLRNHKAHVARLKETGTPEVLTINGRAEVVMLDTASYEDLMDRLQRSEAVASIRTILRTANSMAPLDHATAEEIEQSKDIVRELQAETERLGLY
- the galT gene encoding galactose-1-phosphate uridylyltransferase, whose translation is MVWEERWHPLREEWVTIAAHRQNRPWQGETVRAETKFVPEYAGDCYLCPGNTRISGRRNEDYAGVYVFDNDHPCVGLDAPTDLAAPTGIYRNRPATGIARVVCYSPQHNSSLAQLSPGEIRSLLGVWREQYLDLAARPEINHVLLFENRGEVVGVSNPHPHCQIYATNFVFKTIADEARVSLAHWRETGRVLFQDIIAAERQDEIRILAENEHAIAFVPYFARYAYDVCVAPKRTHRSVADLSGDELSDLAAALKIVLVKFDNLWQAPFPYVMTLHQAPTDGGDYRGFHFYIAFHPPLRKPNLLKYMGGPETGGGSFISDTSPEEKAAELRAASNIHYTQSN